The Desulfuromonadales bacterium DNA window CGGACAGTTGCAGTTCCTCGATTTTCTCCCTGGCGGTTGCCTGCTTCAGCTTTAGTGACTCGATCTGTTCGGCGTACTCATTCTTGGCATCGGCCTTGACTTCGCCTGCCTTGGCGACCAACGTGTCGATCTCGGCATTCCATTCCGCGAGTTTTTCCTGCAGCTTTCGCACGTATTCATCTCTGCTGCTCATGATTTGTCTCCTTTTCTGGGTGTTCAAAATCCTGCGGACTGACAATAAAAATGGGGGCCGGGAATACCCGGCCCCTTGCGTTTTGTTCCCGCGGAAGAGGGCTAGTCCGGGAGAAC harbors:
- a CDS encoding coiled coil domain-containing protein: MSSRDEYVRKLQEKLAEWNAEIDTLVAKAGEVKADAKNEYAEQIESLKLKQATAREKIEELQLSGEGAWKDLKSGIELAWTAMGEAIDSAKSRFK